One genomic window of Actinoplanes lobatus includes the following:
- a CDS encoding carbohydrate-binding protein translates to MRRRIGKTLTTAVVATTTAALLTAPAAHAAPSTFVVDLATGTGALRYGATGFLYGLGDEGIPDETMLAALKPQVAAQKAPDGLQHPNGDALKIAPMFKRAGGRDIQIYMQDIYQQWPYENLGIADYLAKVDTMTRKVVADPYRSSYVYVPFNEPDAIWYGGNLNGLLTDWKTVFQRIRSIDPGARIAGPNFASYRSADLRTFLTYARDNGVLPDVMAWHELGDDFFTSWHLHYADYRAIETSLGISARPITINEYGRISGDLGVPGNLVQFVAKFENSKVDGCLAYWTTAGGLNDLVTRNNQATGGWWLHKWYGELTGNTVAVTPPSPGGSLQGLAAVDSGKKQARIILGGNNPASGTYDTNVQVRGVPSYLGTTVHATVWGVDNSGLNPSAGPYVVSEGDFTTSGGQLTVPLTGLKGASAYQVILTPNKDLTAAVTSRYEAEYAALGGSARITYGTNTGYSGTYFTEGYGASSTAGTKFVVTAPADGYYNLSLRYSAGPYTGAPADRSIRLRVNGSNLTDVALPATADWNTWRTVTTKVYLPAGINRIEYNAYATDDRDAVNVDYLDFAATSGTVNAYESESAANTLSGTAAVVSDSAASGGRYVGWLGAGAANTLRFNGVTVPSAGRYRLVVSYANAEVVGDHAYNNNIVDRYADISVNGGAAKKVVFRNTLAWNTYRTRVVDVDLAAGANTITFSNASTGYAPNIDRIQIAAVLG, encoded by the coding sequence ATGAGACGAAGAATCGGCAAGACCCTGACCACCGCGGTCGTCGCCACCACGACCGCGGCCCTGCTCACCGCACCCGCGGCACACGCCGCCCCGTCCACCTTCGTGGTCGATCTGGCCACCGGCACCGGCGCGCTGCGCTACGGCGCGACCGGCTTCCTCTACGGCCTCGGCGACGAGGGCATCCCCGACGAGACCATGCTCGCCGCCCTCAAACCACAGGTCGCCGCCCAGAAGGCGCCGGACGGGCTCCAGCACCCGAACGGCGACGCACTCAAGATCGCGCCGATGTTCAAGCGCGCCGGCGGCCGCGACATCCAGATCTACATGCAGGACATCTACCAGCAGTGGCCGTACGAGAACCTGGGCATCGCCGACTATCTCGCCAAGGTCGACACGATGACCCGCAAGGTGGTCGCCGACCCGTACCGCAGCTCCTACGTGTACGTGCCGTTCAACGAGCCCGACGCCATCTGGTACGGCGGGAACCTCAACGGCCTGCTCACCGACTGGAAGACCGTCTTCCAGCGGATCCGCTCCATCGACCCGGGCGCCCGCATCGCCGGGCCCAACTTCGCCTCCTACCGTTCCGCCGACCTGCGGACCTTCCTCACCTACGCCCGCGACAACGGCGTGCTGCCCGACGTGATGGCCTGGCACGAACTCGGCGACGACTTCTTCACCAGCTGGCACCTGCACTACGCCGACTACCGGGCGATCGAGACGAGCCTCGGCATCAGCGCACGGCCGATCACCATCAACGAGTACGGCCGGATCTCCGGCGACCTCGGTGTGCCGGGGAACCTCGTGCAGTTCGTCGCCAAGTTCGAGAACAGCAAGGTGGACGGCTGCCTCGCCTACTGGACCACGGCCGGCGGGCTGAACGACCTGGTCACCCGCAACAACCAGGCGACCGGCGGCTGGTGGCTGCACAAGTGGTACGGCGAGCTGACCGGCAACACCGTGGCGGTCACCCCGCCCTCGCCGGGCGGCTCCCTCCAAGGGCTCGCGGCGGTGGACTCGGGCAAGAAGCAGGCCCGGATCATCCTCGGCGGCAACAACCCGGCCTCCGGCACCTATGACACGAACGTGCAGGTCCGAGGGGTGCCCAGCTACCTGGGTACGACCGTGCACGCGACCGTCTGGGGCGTCGACAACTCCGGCCTGAACCCGTCGGCCGGGCCCTATGTGGTCAGCGAAGGAGACTTCACCACCAGCGGCGGGCAGCTCACGGTTCCGCTCACCGGGCTGAAGGGCGCTTCCGCGTACCAGGTCATCCTGACCCCCAACAAGGACCTGACCGCGGCCGTGACCAGCCGCTACGAGGCGGAATACGCCGCCCTCGGCGGCAGCGCGCGGATCACCTACGGCACCAACACCGGCTACTCCGGGACCTACTTCACCGAGGGGTACGGGGCGAGCAGCACCGCCGGCACCAAGTTCGTGGTGACGGCGCCCGCCGACGGCTACTACAACCTCAGCCTGCGCTACAGTGCCGGGCCCTACACCGGCGCCCCGGCCGACCGGTCGATCCGGCTGCGGGTGAACGGCTCGAACCTGACCGACGTGGCACTTCCCGCCACCGCCGACTGGAACACGTGGCGCACCGTCACCACCAAGGTGTACCTGCCGGCCGGCATCAACCGGATCGAGTACAACGCCTACGCCACTGACGACCGTGACGCCGTCAATGTTGACTATCTGGACTTCGCGGCCACCAGCGGAACCGTCAACGCGTACGAGAGCGAAAGCGCGGCCAACACGCTCAGCGGGACCGCCGCCGTGGTGTCCGACAGCGCCGCCTCGGGCGGCCGGTACGTCGGCTGGCTGGGCGCCGGCGCCGCCAACACGCTGCGCTTCAACGGTGTGACCGTGCCGTCGGCGGGCCGCTACCGGCTGGTGGTGAGCTACGCCAACGCCGAGGTGGTCGGCGACCACGCCTACAACAACAACATCGTCGACCGGTACGCCGACATCAGCGTCAACGGCGGCGCGGCGAAGAAGGTCGTCTTCCGCAACACGCTCGCCTGGAACACGTACCGGACCAGGGTGGTCGACGTGGATCTGGCCGCCGGGGCCAACACCATCACGTTCAGCAACGCCTCCACCGGCTACGCGCCGAACATCGACCGCATCCAGATCGCCGCCGTTCTCGGCTGA
- a CDS encoding alpha-galactosidase — MSLAWGRFVIDTPADGPVTMRLDGGAAQPLVEVLTAGSGRGHVSARFSETTIGRRFRFAGSSLSGSSASGSSLSGSSASGSSASGSDQLRIRLRDGESGLAAEVVLTGGTQVRTTITNEGPEPVLLLGVTTCAIGLGPVDNLDLVSGDGEWLGEGRWTRRPLREHAPDLNLRIHGQDGRGRYAVTSTGTWSTGARQPTGVLVDRVTGTAVAWQVEHNGPWRWETGERLDGGYLALTGPTDIDHQWQRPLAPGESFTTVPASIAVGDGLHGAVAALTTHRRGLLRPHPDRAALPVVFNDYMNTLMGDPTTAKLLPLIDAAAAAGAEVFCVDAGWYDNDTTWWDSVGEWQPSAGRFPGGLIEVVDRIRSHGMVPGLWLEPEVIGVRSPMADKLPAEAFLQRGGTRLVEHGRYHLDLRHPATVAHLDEVVDRLVEQFGVGYFKLDYNIDPGAGTDWDAPAAGAGLLDHNRAHLRWLDGILDRHPGLILENCASGGMRADYAMLSRMQVQSTSDQQDFRRYPPIAVAAPLSILPEQAANWAYPQPEMSDEQIAYTMCTGMLGRLYLSGRLDAMSDGQRALVREGVAAFRGIRADLAGTVPVWPLGLPGWDDPWLSLGLHHHDTTYLGIWRRAGAGTDLTLDLRHLRGQPVTVEVLYPRRLRAWAYRWESATGSLTVTTADTDPYAARILRIRPSR, encoded by the coding sequence GTGAGCTTGGCCTGGGGACGGTTCGTCATCGACACCCCCGCGGACGGACCGGTGACCATGCGTCTCGACGGTGGGGCGGCACAGCCGCTGGTCGAGGTGCTGACCGCCGGGAGCGGGCGCGGGCACGTCTCGGCGCGGTTCTCCGAGACGACGATCGGCCGCCGGTTCCGGTTCGCCGGCAGTTCGCTTTCCGGTAGCTCGGCTTCCGGTAGCTCGCTTTCCGGCAGCTCGGCTTCCGGCAGCTCGGCTTCCGGCAGCGACCAGCTGCGGATCCGGCTGCGGGACGGCGAGAGCGGGCTGGCCGCCGAGGTGGTGCTGACGGGCGGAACCCAGGTCCGGACCACGATCACCAACGAGGGGCCGGAACCGGTCCTGCTGCTCGGCGTCACCACGTGCGCGATCGGGCTGGGACCCGTCGACAACCTGGATCTGGTCAGCGGGGACGGCGAATGGCTCGGCGAGGGCCGCTGGACCCGGCGGCCGCTGCGTGAGCACGCGCCCGACCTCAACCTGCGGATCCACGGTCAGGACGGGCGCGGCCGGTACGCCGTGACCAGCACCGGAACCTGGTCGACCGGAGCACGCCAGCCCACCGGCGTCCTGGTCGACCGGGTCACCGGGACGGCGGTCGCCTGGCAGGTCGAGCACAACGGGCCGTGGCGGTGGGAGACCGGCGAGCGGCTCGACGGCGGCTATCTGGCGCTGACCGGCCCGACCGACATCGATCACCAGTGGCAGCGGCCGCTCGCGCCGGGCGAGTCGTTCACCACCGTCCCGGCGTCGATCGCGGTCGGCGACGGCCTGCACGGGGCGGTCGCGGCGCTCACCACCCACCGGCGCGGGCTGCTGCGGCCGCACCCCGACCGGGCCGCGCTGCCGGTGGTGTTCAACGACTACATGAACACGCTGATGGGCGACCCGACCACGGCGAAGCTGCTGCCGCTCATCGATGCGGCGGCCGCGGCCGGCGCCGAGGTGTTCTGCGTCGACGCCGGCTGGTACGACAACGACACCACCTGGTGGGACAGCGTGGGGGAGTGGCAGCCGTCGGCCGGCCGCTTCCCCGGCGGCCTGATCGAGGTGGTCGACCGGATCCGGTCACACGGCATGGTGCCCGGGCTGTGGCTGGAACCGGAGGTCATCGGCGTGCGCAGCCCGATGGCCGACAAACTGCCTGCCGAGGCGTTCCTCCAGCGCGGCGGGACCCGGCTGGTCGAGCATGGCCGGTACCACCTCGACCTGCGGCATCCGGCCACGGTCGCGCACCTGGACGAGGTGGTGGACCGGCTGGTCGAGCAGTTCGGGGTGGGCTACTTCAAACTCGACTACAACATCGACCCGGGCGCCGGAACCGACTGGGACGCGCCCGCCGCCGGAGCCGGGCTGCTCGACCACAACCGTGCCCACCTGCGGTGGCTCGACGGGATCCTGGACCGGCACCCCGGCCTGATCCTGGAGAACTGCGCGTCCGGCGGGATGCGGGCCGACTACGCGATGCTCAGCCGGATGCAGGTGCAGTCCACCAGCGATCAGCAGGACTTCCGCCGGTATCCGCCGATCGCCGTCGCCGCGCCGCTGTCGATCCTGCCGGAGCAGGCCGCCAACTGGGCCTACCCGCAGCCGGAGATGAGCGACGAACAGATCGCCTACACGATGTGCACCGGCATGCTCGGGCGGCTCTACCTGTCCGGGCGGCTCGACGCCATGAGCGACGGGCAGCGGGCGCTGGTGCGCGAGGGCGTGGCGGCCTTCCGGGGCATCCGGGCCGATCTCGCCGGGACCGTGCCGGTGTGGCCGCTCGGGCTGCCCGGCTGGGACGACCCGTGGCTCAGCCTCGGGCTGCACCACCACGACACCACCTACCTGGGGATCTGGCGGCGAGCCGGCGCCGGAACCGACCTGACGCTCGACCTCCGGCACCTGCGCGGGCAGCCGGTGACGGTCGAGGTGCTCTATCCGCGGCGGCTGCGCGCGTGGGCGTACCGCTGGGAAAGCGCCACCGGCTCGCTCACCGTGACCACCGCCGACACCGACCCGTATGCCGCGCGGATCCTGCGGATCCGCCCCTCCCGATAA
- a CDS encoding ABC transporter substrate-binding protein, with the protein MKRWITIGAALTMGLAACTDPSASTTSGDTVATWADPTAELDGVKLTIWAAQNSNTVPKKVVEGFQQATGATVEIVTVPDPYEQSVQTKVATGDKPDLAFWQPTASMLTAINAKTNLQPLGEAPWLPSMDPALRDITGLLDGTRYAALVTSPAVEGVYYNKEVFAANGITATPKSFDEMIKLARDLKAKGVTPFYEMGADRWATQWWVQVQLADAAKAGLWDRINTGQDKFTSPAVVDTIKRYDALIKEGLFNSDIKTAKFEDQGTALLDGKAAMVVQVNSFFGQLQAKADTATLDRKIGFFPISPSGNVGTFIPDQSNALVAFKTGDAKRESAARQLLAYWMGPGYSDFVTDRNTVSLQTAVASPAGVPKALQDVHASLPTSVGSMQALAVANPDLYINLADMIAGTMTPDQVATATQDQFVQLAKAAGYLK; encoded by the coding sequence ATGAAACGCTGGATAACCATCGGCGCCGCCCTCACCATGGGGCTTGCCGCCTGCACCGACCCGTCCGCCTCCACGACCAGCGGTGACACCGTCGCCACCTGGGCCGATCCGACCGCCGAGCTGGACGGTGTGAAGCTCACCATCTGGGCCGCGCAGAACAGCAACACTGTCCCGAAGAAGGTGGTCGAGGGTTTCCAGCAGGCCACCGGCGCCACCGTCGAGATCGTCACCGTCCCGGACCCGTACGAGCAGAGCGTGCAGACCAAGGTGGCCACCGGCGACAAACCGGATCTGGCGTTCTGGCAGCCCACCGCCTCGATGCTGACCGCGATCAACGCCAAGACCAACCTCCAGCCGCTCGGCGAGGCGCCGTGGCTGCCGTCGATGGACCCGGCGCTGCGCGACATCACCGGCCTGCTCGACGGAACCCGCTACGCCGCGCTGGTGACCAGCCCGGCCGTCGAGGGCGTCTACTACAACAAGGAGGTCTTCGCGGCGAACGGGATCACCGCGACGCCGAAGAGCTTCGACGAGATGATCAAGCTGGCCCGCGACCTGAAGGCCAAGGGCGTCACACCGTTCTACGAGATGGGCGCGGACCGGTGGGCCACCCAGTGGTGGGTGCAGGTGCAACTCGCCGACGCCGCGAAGGCCGGGCTGTGGGACCGGATCAACACCGGTCAGGACAAGTTCACCTCGCCGGCGGTGGTCGACACCATCAAGCGCTACGACGCGCTGATCAAGGAAGGGTTGTTCAACAGCGACATCAAGACCGCCAAATTCGAGGACCAGGGTACGGCGCTGCTGGACGGCAAGGCGGCCATGGTCGTGCAGGTGAACTCGTTCTTCGGGCAGTTGCAGGCCAAAGCGGACACCGCCACGCTGGACCGGAAGATCGGCTTCTTCCCGATCTCGCCGTCCGGGAACGTCGGCACCTTCATCCCGGACCAGTCGAACGCGCTGGTCGCCTTCAAGACCGGTGACGCCAAGCGGGAATCGGCGGCCCGCCAGCTTCTTGCCTACTGGATGGGCCCCGGCTACAGCGACTTCGTCACCGACCGCAACACCGTGTCGTTGCAGACCGCGGTGGCCAGCCCGGCCGGCGTGCCGAAGGCGCTCCAGGACGTGCACGCCTCACTGCCCACGTCGGTCGGCTCCATGCAGGCCCTGGCCGTCGCGAACCCGGACCTCTACATCAATCTGGCCGACATGATCGCCGGCACCATGACGCCCGACCAGGTGGCCACCGCCACCCAGGACCAGTTCGTACAGCTCGCCAAGGCCGCCGGTTATCTCAAGTGA
- a CDS encoding carbohydrate ABC transporter permease has protein sequence MTTAVETLAPARALPSARPGTIRRRTHPLWFLLPAYGLLLVFFFLPTVFNFVYAFTDWSGFKAEINPVGVENFTQLASDGTLFRSLRITVVYAVLVAIFQNVFGFGLAVLLERDTAVNRIARTFFLVPVLMSALAVGYIFQALLKSSGLLADTTWTIVVVALIHAWKWMGLSMLIYLAGLKSIPLDVTEAAHIDGASRWRTFWRIRVPLLAPAITFNVATALLGSMNGFDIVQATTGGGPARTTEILNIFIYRTFGQGLFAQATTMSLVLFLLVALMAFPVIYVLRKREEVL, from the coding sequence GTGACCACGGCAGTCGAAACACTCGCTCCGGCCCGGGCGCTGCCGTCGGCACGCCCGGGCACCATCCGGCGCCGTACACATCCACTGTGGTTCCTTCTTCCGGCGTACGGGCTGCTCCTGGTCTTCTTCTTCCTGCCGACGGTGTTCAACTTCGTCTACGCGTTCACCGACTGGTCCGGGTTCAAGGCGGAGATCAACCCGGTCGGGGTGGAGAACTTCACCCAGCTCGCATCCGACGGCACGCTGTTCCGGTCGTTGCGGATCACGGTCGTGTACGCCGTACTCGTCGCGATCTTCCAGAACGTCTTCGGGTTCGGTCTGGCCGTGCTGCTGGAACGGGACACGGCGGTCAACCGGATCGCGCGCACGTTCTTCCTCGTCCCGGTGCTGATGTCCGCGCTCGCCGTCGGCTACATCTTCCAGGCGCTGCTCAAGTCGTCCGGACTGCTCGCCGACACCACATGGACGATCGTGGTCGTCGCATTGATCCACGCATGGAAGTGGATGGGACTGTCAATGTTGATCTACCTTGCCGGTCTCAAGTCGATTCCACTCGACGTGACCGAGGCTGCCCACATCGACGGCGCGTCACGATGGCGGACGTTCTGGCGGATCCGGGTGCCGCTGCTCGCGCCGGCGATCACGTTCAACGTCGCCACCGCACTGCTCGGCTCGATGAACGGCTTCGACATCGTGCAGGCCACCACCGGCGGCGGGCCCGCCCGCACGACCGAGATCCTCAACATCTTCATCTACCGGACCTTCGGCCAAGGGCTGTTCGCGCAGGCCACCACCATGAGCCTGGTGCTGTTCCTGCTGGTCGCGCTCATGGCGTTCCCGGTCATCTACGTGCTGCGCAAACGCGAGGAGGTGCTGTGA
- a CDS encoding carbohydrate ABC transporter permease produces MSRRLQPVFALLLVAVVIGVPLWLVIATAGKSQGEAVDPDLTPPSEWHLLDNLRQVWTDADIPAALLGSLLIVAPTVAIVLLLGSMAAWVLARRGSRLTAVLYALGISGIILPPAVVTVVLLLRQLGLAGTAVGMIGVYVGIYLSTVIFFVTGFVRTIPESLEEAARIDGAGPFAVFRRVVLPLLRPVLATATILICLYVWNDVFYAFFVIGGRIDTLPLNLFQVASAGLYLNNWHLIFAYVILMSLPLIGVFAVAQRRIISGITSGAVK; encoded by the coding sequence GTGAGCCGCCGTCTGCAACCCGTGTTCGCGCTGCTCCTGGTCGCCGTGGTGATCGGGGTGCCGCTCTGGCTGGTGATCGCCACCGCCGGCAAGAGCCAGGGCGAGGCGGTCGATCCGGACCTCACCCCGCCGAGCGAATGGCACCTGCTCGACAACCTGCGGCAGGTGTGGACCGACGCGGACATCCCGGCCGCCCTGCTCGGCAGCCTGCTGATCGTCGCGCCGACCGTGGCGATCGTGCTGCTGCTCGGCTCGATGGCGGCATGGGTGCTGGCCCGCCGCGGATCCCGGCTCACCGCGGTGCTCTACGCCCTCGGCATCAGCGGCATCATCCTGCCTCCGGCGGTCGTCACGGTGGTCCTGCTGCTGCGCCAGCTCGGCCTCGCCGGCACCGCGGTCGGGATGATCGGCGTGTACGTCGGGATCTACCTGTCCACGGTCATCTTCTTCGTGACGGGCTTCGTGCGTACCATCCCGGAATCCCTCGAGGAGGCCGCGCGCATCGACGGCGCCGGACCGTTCGCGGTTTTCCGTCGTGTCGTGCTGCCACTGCTGCGCCCGGTTCTCGCCACCGCCACCATCCTGATCTGCCTGTACGTGTGGAACGACGTCTTCTACGCCTTCTTCGTCATCGGCGGCCGGATCGACACCCTGCCGCTGAACCTGTTCCAGGTGGCCAGCGCCGGGCTCTACCTCAACAACTGGCACCTGATCTTCGCGTACGTGATCCTGATGAGCCTTCCGCTGATCGGCGTCTTCGCCGTCGCCCAGCGCCGCATCATCTCCGGCATCACCTCGGGAGCCGTCAAATGA